The nucleotide window CAAAAAAACCGGGCTTTTTCAATGGAAATTTCCAAGTCCACCCCGCTTGACGGGATGGACTTGAAACACCTGGTATTTAACTGTTCCTTTACTGCGGCCAGCCCGGCGGCCCGGGAATGGTCTTGGCCGGGGTGGCCGGCGTCTCTTCATCCCCGCTGTTGGCGATTATTATGGCCGCCACAGATCCGGCCACCACCGCAGTGGCCCCGGTGACTATAGCCGCGGTAGATGCGTACCAGGCGGTGGCGGTGGCGGCGCCCATCGACCCCAGCTTAATGGCCGCTCCAGCCCACATCAGCATAAATGATATCTTGGCGGCTGTCATGGCCACCGGGTGGCGGGCCGAGTCGCCCTTGCTTACGGTGGTGGTCATCTTCTCGCCCACCATAACTTCTTCCCCGGCCTCTCCCTTGATCCCCACCTCGCCCTTAAGCACGTCCAGCTCGGTGGAATCGCCCTCCACATAGATTCCGAACACCGTTCCCCGGATCCCGGCCACAGCGGTGGGCGTTTCCACCAGGAACTTGGAATCCAGGGAGCTCATCTTGCGGACGCACCCCAGCACCTTTCCGGTCCGGACCTTGAACGAATTGACCACGCTGACCGAAGGCTTCTTCTGCTTCTCCATCCGCTGGATAAGAAGCAGACTCTTGTCCTTCATCTTCAGCACGCTGCCGTCATCCAGCACGATCTCGGCCTCGGCCCCGTCCTCGGTGGAGATCTTGTCTCCGGCTTCCAGTTTCATTTTTATCTCCGCCTTGGCCCAAGTAATACCCTGGGATTTTTGGACCTCCACCTGCCCCTTCATATAATTGATCTTGGCCGAGGAGGGTTTGTATTCGGCCAGAGCCGGAGCAGCCAGCCAAAGCATTTGCAGTATTATGACAGCTAAGCTGACGGTTTTTTTGCAGGTATTGTTGATCATCATTTTATTTTCCTTTCGCCTATTGCAGCTTGACTATCTTTTGGGCGGCGCTCCGGCCTGAGGAACTTAGCCTGACTATGTATACTCCGGCCGACAAGGTTCTTCCCCCGTCGCTACGGCCGTCCCAAACCTGGGAATAGTATCCCGGCGGCAGGTTCTGGCTGGTCAGGGTTCTTACCCGCTGGCCGGTTATGTTATAGACCGCCAGGCTGACCAACCCGGCTTGAGGTAATTGATAATTAATCGTCATTCGTTGAATGAAGGGGTTGGGGCCAATCCGTCCCAGGCCAAATATCAAAGGAGTCAGATTCCGCCCGTCAAACGGGCTGGAGGAATAAACCACCGCCAGTTCCTGGGAACCTGAAAAACCGATGCTCTTCTGGGTCTTCAAGTCAAAGGTATTTCCCTTTTTCCGGTCCAGCAGATAGAGGTAACCTCCGTTCCCCGGCTCTCCGGTGATCTGGGTATTCAGCACCACCAGCTGGTCGGCCTTGGCCGCCTCGATCACCAGCGGCCATTCGATGTAGTCTGCCGCCGGACGGAAGTCGTTCTGATAATCCTGGCATGGACCCTGGTTCCAGTCCTGGTGCAAGAAAAAGGCTTTGACGTTACTGGAGATCAGCGGGGGCTTTTCGGCATCCAGCCGGTCGTAGGCTTCCCTGGCCTGGGGAGAGACCCCCAGCTTAAGTCCCCGGTCAACCGCATTGCCGGAAACAACATCCATGGTCAGCTGCCAGTCGATCTGATATTGGGGGGCCTTGACCGCTTCCACCGGCCCCTTGCCCATGAACCGCTCCATCATCAACGTGCAGGGCCTTACTGCATAAAGGGCATAGCCCGTCCAGGGATGCATCTGGTCCCCGGCGTTGTAGGGGGTCAGGCTGTCCCAGACCCCGTTATTCTCGAAATCCGGGCTGGCATCCCGCCAATTGTACATCCTCTGGCGCACCACGCTGTTGACGGTGGAATCCGTGAAATTGACAAAGTGACCGATGGTGTCGTTCCACAGGACAATGACATTGGCCAGTGTAACCGTGGTGTCAAAGGGATTCCCGATCAGGTTCCAGCCGCTGTCTATGGGCTGGTTGAAGAAATTCATAAATCTCGTGCCTTTGACCTCCACCTGGGCGTTTCCGGCTGTGGCCAGCCAATAACCGTAACCGCTGGAGATGTTGGGCCTCTCCACATAACCCGAAGCTGGCTTGTACCCGAAAATGCGCCAGGTGGAGTCGGAGTAGGCCCCCAGCTCGTCGCCCAGGATCTGGGCCGGGGTGGAATCGACCGGGGACAGCGGCACCGAGAACATCCGGTAGGCCCCGCCGGCCAGGTTGAAGACCATCGAATCAGGCAGCACGGCGGTAAAGCTCCACTGGAAGGGCGGGTTCAGCATGGGATTGCCGGATTTATCGGCCGCCGAGTCCACCCGGAAACTGTACAGTGTGCCGGGCGCAAAATCGCCGTGCGACATTGTCACCTGGCTGTCGCCGCTGCTCCAGGAAAGGCTCCAGTATAAGGGATCGGGGGTGCACCGGAACCGGAAGCTGGTGGTGTCCATCGGCTCGGAGAAGTTGACCACCACCTGTTGCTGCAGGAGGACGCCGGCGGCTCCGGACGAAGGACTGACCAGGGTCACCGCCGGGGGAGTTGTATCCGCTGCGGCCATGGTGGCAAACCCGATGCTGTCACGCCCGGCCAAAACGTTCCCCGCGGTATCCTGCACCCCCAGCACCCTGACGGTATAGGATGTCAGGTTGGCAAAAGCGCTGTGATTGAATATGATGGTGGTGGAGTCCGCGCTCCAGACGGTGTCCACCAGTCCGGGATTCGGGACAAAGGTGTAGCTGACCCCGGATTTTCTTACCGGTTCAGAGAAGGTGATCTGCACGCTGTCGGTCAGGCCCACTCCGGCCGCCCCGTCCAGAGGCAGACTGGAAGTAATGTAGGGTAGCATGGTATCGGTTGCGGGGTTGAAAATAGACATGGAATCGCGACCCAGGGTGAACTCAGGATTTTCGGCAAAATTGCCGGTATGGCTGAGCACTATCGAACCGCCGTCGCTGTTGCCAAAGATGTTCCGGTTGACGATGACGGGGAACTGCCAGCCCGGAGTAGCTCCGTTGTCGTAACGTCCGGCCACCATGGTGGATTCATCGGCCGCCTCGGAGAACCCGGTGTTAAAATCTGACGGCAGATAGCTGAGCAGAACCTGATTGGAATCCGCTGCCAGGCCGGCCCCGGAGAATGTCCAGAATTTCCTGAGACAGGCGGTGGAGTCGTTGACCAGCGGAAATGTTCCCATCTTGACACCGGCGGTAACAAACGCCGGAGTAGTGTTGTTGAACACCTGGACATCCACTGCTGAAACACCGGTGGAAATTGTGCCCAGTTCATAGGCCACCGTGGTATTGACCGTGACCGGGATCAGCTTGGCCAGGTTACCTTCCACAAAGCCGGCTCCCTGGATAACCCCGCCGAAGGTGTCAACCGTTACGGTATTGGTCCCGGTAAGAAGCGGGCCGTTAAGTGTCAGAATGCCTGGTACTGTCCGATCGGTATGCAACTGAAGCCATCCGGCCGCAGCAGTCAGGTTGTAAGGCCCGCCGATATCGGGAAATTCGAAATTGGAGGTAGTGTCAGCCCCCAAATTGTCGTAGATCAGTGTGGCGGAAGGGCCGTAGATCAGCTGCCCATAACTTATTCTACCTGTTGTCTGCCGGTAGCCGGAGCGGACATGGACAGTGTCGGCTAATTCCAGCCCCGAGAAGCTGGAGAGCACCAGGCTGTCCAGTTCCTTGATGGTTAAGGGAAGTCTGACCATATAAGGGCTGTTGAGTATCTTGATGGATGAAGTGCTGTCGGCCAAAAGCTTTCCGGCCAGAATATCGATGGTATCCAGCAGGGTCAGCCCGTTTGCGCCGACATTAAAAGCGCCCTGATAGAGACTCAGCCGCCCGTTAACCTGGGCATCGGATGAAAGCAAGATGGTATCTCCCGGCTGGGTATTCAAGCCAACCGTTAAATGGTACAGGTCTGAAGCATTTCCTGGGATCTCGCTGCCGGTGGCCAGGGTTCCACCGCCGTGGCTTCCGTAGACCAGGTTGACCGGCCCTTCATTAGAGGCCGGCATCATTAAGACACCGGAGTTGCGAACGACGGTGGCTCCCGATCTCAGGGTGAGGTTGGTGGAGTTATCAATCACACCCTGCACCAGCATCAATGTGTCATGCAGTACCAGCGGAGTGGTGATATACAACGGGACTGTTCGGCCCCAGCTAAGCTTGCTCAACTGATTGAGGGTCGAGGGCATGGTCTGGCTGACCGGTTGTCCGTAGAAAACAAGTGATGAAGTGCTGTCGGTGGTCAGCAATCCGCTGCCGGTCAGGCTGTCGCCCAACATCAAGGTATTCGACCCTACGGTAAGTCCGCCGATGGTCAGGGTCAGCGGACCGAAAGCATCAATATTGCGCCGCATGACGCTGCCGTACATGTTATCTATGGTCAGGGTGCCGCCGGTGATGCCCGGCAAAAAAGTGGTATCGATCGACCCGAAGATGTTGGCCCGGCAGCTGTCGGTGAAGACCAGTTCCCCGGACGGCCCCACCGTGTCTATCAGGCCGTAGGAGGAAAAGCTCTTCCCGTTGAAGCGGATGCCCCCTGCCACCGACAGGCTGTTCCAGACGTTCAGGGTATCGCGGTTTACGATCAGGGTGTCGCCGGAGCCCTTTAACGCCAGGTACATTATGGCGGAAGCGCTGGCCGGCATCTCGGGCCCGGCGGTGGTGGTGCCTGTCCCGTATTCCAGGCCCGCCTGGTTGGCGAAGACTATCGGGCCTGTCCCGGCCAGGCTGGAGACGCTGTTCCGGTAGATCGCCACCCCGTTCTGAAGCAAAAGCGATCTGCCGCCGTTATTGAACGTCCCTCTTACCAGCTCCAGCCGGTCATGGATGCGCATGGTGTCGGACATGATCATCACGGCCGGACGGTTGATGGTGAGAGTGCCCAGGTCGCGCAGCATGGATGGCAGGGTCAGGAAGGAAGTGCTCCCGCCCATCAGGGCCAGCTGCGAAGTGCTGTCGCCCATCAGGTTGCCGGCCGTCCGGTATACGGGGCCGAACAGCGACAGGCGCTTGCCGTCAAACCGCAGGGTGTTGCCCAGCAGCTTCAGGGAATCCATCACCGCCACGTCCTTGGAAAGATAAGCCTGATCCATGCTGCTTTCCACGATCAGCTGGTTCACCGTGTCGGGTATCCCGGGTCCGGTCACATACGGCCCGGTCGAAATGCCGTACAGCCGGTAATTGGCCCCCTGACTGAAATTACGGGCCCCCAGGTTGCGGATCACCCCGGTGTCCTGCCCGGCCGGATATATGCCCTGGTAGTCTGAATACGAAAGGGTGGCCCCGGCCATCAGGGTGAAATCGCCCAGGCTGCCCTGGCCCGCGGTGTTCCATTCCGCTATCAGCAGATGGGACCCGGGGTTGACCTGGTAATTGATGTAACCGGAAAGGATCTCGCTGGTGCCCATGTAATTCTGGGTCCCCTTCCCGCAGAACACTATGGTCGTGCTGTCCGGCCCGCCGCCCCTGATCCCGGCCATGGTGTGGAAATAATCCCCGTACAGGAACAAAGTATCTATCCCGGAACTCAGGGTGTCTGTCAGATACAGCCAGGCTGGATCATAGACCACCAACCCGCCCCTGACATGGAGTTTCCGGTTCCCTCCCGACCCCAGCACCACCTGGGAATTGGCTATCTGCAGGGCGTTGATGGTCACCTCCGGCTTGACGGCGCTGGTCAGGAAAAGTACGTTCGGTCCGGTGGAGGTCACATTGACGTCGTGGGCCGAGAAGGAAGGCCCGCCGGGAAGGACCATGTCTGCGGCCTGTTGCATGCCGTCCCAGGCAATGTTGCCGAAGGCCTGGTCCATGCCGGACGGCATGGCGGTCATCACTCCGGTGATGCTCAGGGTGGAAAGACTGTCCCAGGAAGCGGTTGGGATAGCGTCCCCGTCCATCTGATGGACATACTGGCTCAAGGGACCAAACACCAGGGAAGCTCCGGGATTGACGTTGGTTGTCCCTCCCTGCCTGTTCACGATACCGTTGACGACCATGTCATCGCCCGGTCCGTCGTTTATGGTCAGGGCTCCGCCGGTATGATATACCGTTCCGCTGTCAACCACCTCGTCCAGGGTCAGGTCCATGTTGATTGTCACATCGGCTCCCGGCATGATTATGATGGCGCTGTCCAGATAGGTCGGGAAGCTGTCCGGGAACGAGGGGGTGTTCCAAGTAGCCCCGCCGTCTGACGAGGTTTCCCAGAATCCCGAGTTCCAGTAATTGGCGGTGCCGGTAATCCGCCACATCTTGCTGGGCTGCAATGCCCGCAGGTCCTTGGCCAGGGTGAACAGAGTGGTAAATCGAAGGTCGGCCGCTTTTTTCTTGGCCATGGGCACGGCTGTCAGGCCGGTTATCTCGATCGTTCCGCCGTCTGAAACGCCTCCGGCGGCCCTGGCGCCGATATCCTGAAGCTCCCAGCCTCCAAAAGAACTATTGTAGCCCCCGGCCACCATCGCGGGTTCATTGGCTGCCTCCAGCAGGCCGGTGTTGAAATCGGAAGGCAGGTAGCTGAACGTGGCCGTGCCGCCGCTGAATCCCAGCATACTTCCCTGGTTAAGCACCCAGTGGCGCTTTAAGCAATTGGCCGGCAGGTCCACTCCGGCCGCAGTGCTGTCCAACGACGACATTGTCAGGTATTCCGGGTCCGTGACCGAACCGAAAGACATGTCAACCGGCGTATAGCCGCTGTCCCCTCCAAGTTCATAGGTCAGGTTGGCGGTGCCGATATCAATATATTTGCTGAGATCGCCCTTCACCCACCCATTGGTCCTTTGAACGGTGGCCCCGTTGTTGACTGTCAGTATGCTTCCCCAGCCGACATTGCTGATGGAGCCGTTATTGAGGTAAAGGGTGTCTGAGATATTGACATTCTGCGGCAGCTCCACCTTCCGGCCCGGCCGGTCCACTGTCAGAGTGGGCAGGGTGATGCCCGGGGCCGTCGGCAGCACGATGTCCGGCCCGCTGCCGCTGACGGTGATCGGGACCGAGCCGCTGATATAGCCGCTGCCCCAGACCACCGGCCCGTTGATGGTGATGGGATAATTGGCGTCGACATAGCCGGCCAGCAGGGCCAGGGTGTCCATCACCGTGATGCTGCTGTATTCCTGGTACCAGCCCGGCATGCTGACATCCTGGTTGTCTATGGTCAGCATGTTGACTGTGTCCGGAAGACCGTCCCCGCTGTAGACATAGCCGCTGGGGCCGTTGCCGAAATAGTAATTGGCCTGCTTGCTGTAATTGCGGGGTCCGTTCACCCGGATTGCGCCGTTGTCGGTGCCGGTGGCGTAGAACCCGGCATCATCCCGCACCTTTAGGGTGGCCCCCGGCATCAGGGTGAAGCTGCCGGCGCTGCCGCTGCCCACCGTGTAACCAGGTTCGACATCAAGGGTGGAGCCGGGACGGACCACGATGTCCACGCAGCCCGACATCTCGCCGGTCTCACCGTGGTAGTTATGGACCCGGTTTCCGTCGAAAATCATGGTGGCAGTTCCCGGCAGGCCGCCGTGGACGCTGGTCCAAACGTGCTGGTAGTTGCCTTCCAGTATCAGGGTGTCTACTGCTGGCAGCATGCTGTCGCTCAGGTAGAACTGCCCGGAGTTCAGCACCGAGAAGGTCCCTCC belongs to candidate division TA06 bacterium and includes:
- a CDS encoding FecR domain-containing protein: MMINNTCKKTVSLAVIILQMLWLAAPALAEYKPSSAKINYMKGQVEVQKSQGITWAKAEIKMKLEAGDKISTEDGAEAEIVLDDGSVLKMKDKSLLLIQRMEKQKKPSVSVVNSFKVRTGKVLGCVRKMSSLDSKFLVETPTAVAGIRGTVFGIYVEGDSTELDVLKGEVGIKGEAGEEVMVGEKMTTTVSKGDSARHPVAMTAAKISFMLMWAGAAIKLGSMGAATATAWYASTAAIVTGATAVVAGSVAAIIIANSGDEETPATPAKTIPGPPGWPQ
- a CDS encoding Ig-like domain-containing protein codes for the protein MKKLFCLTALILAVAMPARAVRYGVKSRIQPIGTGQIPTYLGYSPISDRMYSGNVGYSNVTAMSCSNDSLLGIVPGTIYSAPMVYDSVNNRIYMKSSDYFYAIDCAVNVLDTSFMISNGLNGCEFNADNNKIYVYEGMSPDMYIYDPSTYTSTGIINNVQGVAHYYSPNNSVYIPGYFLDTLNVYSGSTNARTAQVPILELSTNGGSAKMASNPALNRLYVTLPIADQVAVVNTSTNTLVATLTVGDNPSNFALCPVNNRMFAACNGSSPNSLYYIDGSDAVDSVPVGDSVSTVVYNPADSLLYIGCWRSGYVKLVDPRLPTPTVVDSVYTVYSPHFMDMKVDQGGDVYCALYNSDDIYVIGQIPRRMWRSISSGMWSSYISWNFSDNGGVTWDPNAMMLTPDCATDSLVTIDSTHLIQISGQAEYLDQVVIKAGGGLMIQTSAALGDTTGYDLDVNGMLMITAADFTQNGQIRFGPGSQYVHGVDGDTIPVADWDSTSSIDILGMMFNQPAGLNQSFGTVIWDGASQEVDMILAGEAGFSCRNLNVQGTGLARMIICSTINPIVNIPGDLTLNSGATVLMGTSGTNVVRVGGTFSVLNSGQFYLSDSMLPAVDTLILEGNYQHVWTSVHGGLPGTATMIFDGNRVHNYHGETGEMSGCVDIVVRPGSTLDVEPGYTVGSGSAGSFTLMPGATLKVRDDAGFYATGTDNGAIRVNGPRNYSKQANYYFGNGPSGYVYSGDGLPDTVNMLTIDNQDVSMPGWYQEYSSITVMDTLALLAGYVDANYPITINGPVVWGSGYISGSVPITVSGSGPDIVLPTAPGITLPTLTVDRPGRKVELPQNVNISDTLYLNNGSISNVGWGSILTVNNGATVQRTNGWVKGDLSKYIDIGTANLTYELGGDSGYTPVDMSFGSVTDPEYLTMSSLDSTAAGVDLPANCLKRHWVLNQGSMLGFSGGTATFSYLPSDFNTGLLEAANEPAMVAGGYNSSFGGWELQDIGARAAGGVSDGGTIEITGLTAVPMAKKKAADLRFTTLFTLAKDLRALQPSKMWRITGTANYWNSGFWETSSDGGATWNTPSFPDSFPTYLDSAIIIMPGADVTINMDLTLDEVVDSGTVYHTGGALTINDGPGDDMVVNGIVNRQGGTTNVNPGASLVFGPLSQYVHQMDGDAIPTASWDSLSTLSITGVMTAMPSGMDQAFGNIAWDGMQQAADMVLPGGPSFSAHDVNVTSTGPNVLFLTSAVKPEVTINALQIANSQVVLGSGGNRKLHVRGGLVVYDPAWLYLTDTLSSGIDTLFLYGDYFHTMAGIRGGGPDSTTIVFCGKGTQNYMGTSEILSGYINYQVNPGSHLLIAEWNTAGQGSLGDFTLMAGATLSYSDYQGIYPAGQDTGVIRNLGARNFSQGANYRLYGISTGPYVTGPGIPDTVNQLIVESSMDQAYLSKDVAVMDSLKLLGNTLRFDGKRLSLFGPVYRTAGNLMGDSTSQLALMGGSTSFLTLPSMLRDLGTLTINRPAVMIMSDTMRIHDRLELVRGTFNNGGRSLLLQNGVAIYRNSVSSLAGTGPIVFANQAGLEYGTGTTTAGPEMPASASAIMYLALKGSGDTLIVNRDTLNVWNSLSVAGGIRFNGKSFSSYGLIDTVGPSGELVFTDSCRANIFGSIDTTFLPGITGGTLTIDNMYGSVMRRNIDAFGPLTLTIGGLTVGSNTLMLGDSLTGSGLLTTDSTSSLVFYGQPVSQTMPSTLNQLSKLSWGRTVPLYITTPLVLHDTLMLVQGVIDNSTNLTLRSGATVVRNSGVLMMPASNEGPVNLVYGSHGGGTLATGSEIPGNASDLYHLTVGLNTQPGDTILLSSDAQVNGRLSLYQGAFNVGANGLTLLDTIDILAGKLLADSTSSIKILNSPYMVRLPLTIKELDSLVLSSFSGLELADTVHVRSGYRQTTGRISYGQLIYGPSATLIYDNLGADTTSNFEFPDIGGPYNLTAAAGWLQLHTDRTVPGILTLNGPLLTGTNTVTVDTFGGVIQGAGFVEGNLAKLIPVTVNTTVAYELGTISTGVSAVDVQVFNNTTPAFVTAGVKMGTFPLVNDSTACLRKFWTFSGAGLAADSNQVLLSYLPSDFNTGFSEAADESTMVAGRYDNGATPGWQFPVIVNRNIFGNSDGGSIVLSHTGNFAENPEFTLGRDSMSIFNPATDTMLPYITSSLPLDGAAGVGLTDSVQITFSEPVRKSGVSYTFVPNPGLVDTVWSADSTTIIFNHSAFANLTSYTVRVLGVQDTAGNVLAGRDSIGFATMAAADTTPPAVTLVSPSSGAAGVLLQQQVVVNFSEPMDTTSFRFRCTPDPLYWSLSWSSGDSQVTMSHGDFAPGTLYSFRVDSAADKSGNPMLNPPFQWSFTAVLPDSMVFNLAGGAYRMFSVPLSPVDSTPAQILGDELGAYSDSTWRIFGYKPASGYVERPNISSGYGYWLATAGNAQVEVKGTRFMNFFNQPIDSGWNLIGNPFDTTVTLANVIVLWNDTIGHFVNFTDSTVNSVVRQRMYNWRDASPDFENNGVWDSLTPYNAGDQMHPWTGYALYAVRPCTLMMERFMGKGPVEAVKAPQYQIDWQLTMDVVSGNAVDRGLKLGVSPQAREAYDRLDAEKPPLISSNVKAFFLHQDWNQGPCQDYQNDFRPAADYIEWPLVIEAAKADQLVVLNTQITGEPGNGGYLYLLDRKKGNTFDLKTQKSIGFSGSQELAVVYSSSPFDGRNLTPLIFGLGRIGPNPFIQRMTINYQLPQAGLVSLAVYNITGQRVRTLTSQNLPPGYYSQVWDGRSDGGRTLSAGVYIVRLSSSGRSAAQKIVKLQ